Below is a window of Caldicellulosiruptoraceae bacterium PP1 DNA.
ATGAAAATGATGTTGATATAATACTCAAATATATAGAGAAAAATGAGATTAAAAATAAGCTAATATTAAAATGGAATAACATAATGAAAGACATTGGAGGACCGCAATTGTCTAATTCAATATCAAGGTTTAATTTCTATGTAGAAGAACTTATAGCTAAACTAGAAAAAGGATTACAATGGAATGATAATGTTGTAAAACCTCTGCAAAATTTTTTAAAAGACTTAGGCATTCCAGAAATACCTGATTGGACAGATATAAATTTGTTTGAAAAACTTTATAAAGGGATATTGGTGCTTGAATTAGAGAAGAAATGGAATAATGCCAAAACATTTTTTGACAGATTAAAAACTATATTAATTGGCGGGATGAAAACAAACAATATTCATCCGAGCTGGATAAATCTTTTAAATGCTTGTGAAGCAAAAGATTCAGAATTATGGAGTAAAGAATATAGGGAGATTGAACGTCTTGAAAGGTTAGAAGAAGATTATTATATTTATTCAAGCCTAAAAGATAGGCTTGAAGTAGTAGTACCTAAATGGGTAAGAATGATAATTGAACAAGGTGGAAATGGGGAAGTTTTAATACCACCTGATGATTGGAAATTAGCATGGCAATGGAGACAATGTGATACTTACCTAAAAGAGATAAAAGAAACAGGTAATATAGAGAAAATTAGTAATATACTAAAGGAGGAAGAAAAAAAAGAATCTAATATCTTAAAAGAACTTGTTGAAAAATCTACTTGGCTTGCACAAATTGAAAGAATTACACATGAGCAAAAAAGAAGCCTGCATGCATTTGTACAAGCAGTTAGGAAAATTGGTAAAGGAACAGGTAAATATGCTAATATGTACCGAAAAGAAGCAAGAGAAGAAATGCAGATTTGTAAAGGAGCCATTCCAGTTTGGATAATGCCAATACAAAAAATAATAGAGAATATAAAGCTTACAGATGATTTATTTGATGTAATAATTGTGGATGAAAGCAGTCAGAACAATTTATTTGCTTTATGTACTTTACTGAGAGCAAAAAAAGCTGTTATAGTTGGAGATGATAATCAAATAAGCCCTGAAAGTATTGGAATAAATGTGGAGGACCTGTATCAACTTATACAACGGTATTTAACTGGAATAATACCTCATGCTAACAGGTTTGAATTGACTACAAGCTTGTATGATATTTCGAGTCAAATTTTCGAAAACAAAATTGTATTAAAAGAACATTTTAGAAGTGTCCCTGAAATAATACAATTTAGTAATGATTTAATGTATGAAGGGAAAGTAATACCGTTAAGACTGCCAATTTCTCATGAGATATTTAACCCACCTGTATCAGCAATATTTGTAGATGAAGGGTATGTGGAAGAATTTACTTCTAAAGATATAAATAAACCTGAAGCAGAAGCCATAGTAAATCATATTATGAAACTTTGTTCTGAACCCAAATACCATGGAAAGTCAATAGGGGTTATTTCTCTTCAAGGGAATGATCAAGCAGAACTAATTGAAGAGCTTTTAAGAGAGACTATTGGAGAAAAAGAAATGGTTGAAAGAAAGCTTATATGTGGTGATGCTTATTTCTTCCAAGGTGATGAAAGAGATATAATTATACTTTCAATGGTTATTGCACCAAATAAGAGATTTAGGGCATTGACCAGGCGTTCTGATTATCAAAGGTTTAATGTTGCTGCAAGCAGGGCAAGGGATCAGATGTTTTTATTTCACTCAGTACAATTAAAGGACATAAACAATCATGAATGTGCAAGATATCGTTTGCTACAATATTGTCAAAATCCATATAGAGTACAACAAAAAATAGATGAAGTTAAACATCTATTTGAATCAAAATTTGAAGAAGATGTTTATAGAATTATTAGTGCTCGTGGATATAGAGTAATACCTCAAGTAAAAGTTGCTAATTTAGGTAAGAGAATTGATTTAGTAATAGAAGGAATTTACAATAGATTGGCAATAGAATGCGATGGAGATAAATGGCACGGTATTGATAAATGGGAAGAAGATATAGAACGTCAGTGCATTTTGGAAAGAGTTGGTTGGACATTTTGGCGTGTGAGAGGGAGTGAATTTTATAGAGACCCTGAAGAAGCTATGAAATCGCTATGGGTAAAGCTAAATGAAATGGGCATAAAACCAATAGAATAAATAACAATTCTCTATGTAATTTATTACTGAGATATCATAAAAATGATTAATTCAAAGCTCAGAAAATTAAACTATTAAGGTAATTAATGTTATAATAAAATTTGTATCAATAACAATACAAACCTTCTTCTTAGCAAGAATTAGCTATTTATAACTAATATGTTAAGAAGGAGGTTTTTATGAATTTTTTTAGCAGTTAAACAATCGGTAATTTATTAAAGAAAATAATGTCAAAACATCATCACCCTATATAAAAGTCTAACAAAATTTTACTACTACTTATAAATACTTGCCCTTATATTATATTTGCTCTAACATCTATATATTACAGTAATATAATATTACAAAAGGAGGGTTTGATGATGTCAAAGCATACTCCTATTGGATTACAAATTAAAAATTTTAGGGAAGAAAAAGGATTAAGTCAGAATGAAGTAGTAGAAAGACTTGCTGAAAAGGGTATAAACATGAGCAGAGAAACATTGAGCAAAATAGAAAACGGCAACAGGGCTTTATCGGCCATGGAGTTAAATGCTATATGCAAAGTTCTTAATATAGACATAAACGTTTTTTTTGAAGAAAATGAAGATGACGATTTAGTTACACTTTTCAGGAGGAAAAATTATTCAGAGAAAACTCTTGAAGAAGTGGAGAAACTTCAGGATGTGATAAAGATGTTTATTTATCAGAAGAAAATATACAATGGAGAATTTAAATCACAAAAGAAAAAGCCACTGTGGGAGGAATGTTAAAATTGCAAAAGAATAAATTAAATCTCCCAGAAGAATCCTTCAGGTTACAAATAAAAGATTTAGCAGAAGATGTAAGGATAAAATTTGCGAGAAAAGGACTTTCTGATATATTTGATATAATATCAGAAGCTGCATTTCTAATAAGAAAACCATTAGATATAGATGAATTATCAGGTTTTAGCACCTATTTTGAGGGACAATTTATTATCTATTTAAACAGTAATTTTACTTTGGGACATGAACGCTATACCGGTGCACATGAACTATACCATCTTATTTATGATGCTGATATTCTGAAAAAAGAAAAAATCTTTATAGATAATACAAAGCATAAAGAGGAAGATACA
It encodes the following:
- a CDS encoding helix-turn-helix domain-containing protein; protein product: MSKHTPIGLQIKNFREEKGLSQNEVVERLAEKGINMSRETLSKIENGNRALSAMELNAICKVLNIDINVFFEENEDDDLVTLFRRKNYSEKTLEEVEKLQDVIKMFIYQKKIYNGEFKSQKKKPLWEEC